From Corticium candelabrum chromosome 13, ooCorCand1.1, whole genome shotgun sequence, a single genomic window includes:
- the LOC134188729 gene encoding probable serine/threonine-protein kinase DDB_G0271682, whose protein sequence is MRSSVPVQRRDDKRLSSVSHQEGKEASQQLQQRETRARLDQKIAENEQLAADKEQLAADNEQLAADNEQLAADNEQLVADKEQLAAENEQLAADKEQLAAENEQLAADKEQLAADNEQLAADNEQLVADKEQLAAENEQLAADKEQLAAEKRQEVRRVQAQRECAEGALEEKEEQLNQYLNALEIQANKLQLDGKILGEGSYGVVQVGHWCDVPVAVKTFHEILRLPQLAPVFKRELTVCSQLHHPNLVPIYGGVMKNEIPIQIVMELLQGSLSDLMKAVRASKSYHCYLSFREQIDVATDTTAAITYMHCLRPKPYVHCDIRTTNVMITRDMVAKVGDLGASHMINNSTSLGALSLEYCAPEKFPCSDGRSARSTRESDVYSLGVTLTELFTGLSPIPTERRSQIRKIKDPDLLDMCLQMTRNRPAERPTAEMAFTILITQKSTDSYKSTAGRRTVRGNLEGRSMDVVEVIHI, encoded by the exons ATG CGGTCGTCAGTACCTGTTCAACGGCGAGATGATAAACGGCTGTCTTCAGTTTCACATCAGGAAGGAAAAGAAGCAAGTCAGCAATTACAGCAAAGAGAGACAAGGGCAAGACTAGACCAAAAAATTGCAGAGAATGAACAGTTAGCAGCTGACAAGGAACAGCTAGCAGCTGACAACGAACAGCTAGCAGCTGACAACGAACAGCTAGCAGCTGACAACGAACAGCTAGTAGCTGACAAGGAACAGTTAGCAGCTGAGAATGAACAGCTAGCAGCTGACAAAGAACAGCTAGCAGCTGAGAATGAACAGCTAGCAGCTGATAAGGAACAGCTAGCAGCTGACAACGAACAGCTAGCAGCTGACAACGAACAGCTAGTAGCTGACAAGGAACAGTTAGCAGCTGAGAATGAACAGCTAGCAGCTGATAAGGAACAGCTAGCAGCTGAGAAAAGGCAGGAAGTACGTCGTGTTCAAGCACAACGTGAGTGTGCTGAAGGGGCTTTGGAAGAGAAGGAGGAACAGCTCAATCAATATTTGAATGCCCTGGAAATTCAGGCAAATAAATTGCAACTTGATGGCAAGATATTGGGAGAAGGATCATATGGAG TCGTTCAAGTGGGTCACTGGTGTGATGTCCctgttgctgtcaaaacgtTTCATGAGATTCTGAGGCTTCCTCAACTGGCACCAGTTTTCAAGAGAGAACTGACCGTCTGCAGTCAATTGCATCATCCCAACCTCGTCCCTATCTATGGTGGTGTGATGAAGAATGAAATTCCCATCCAAATTGTGATGGAGCTTCTTCAAGGCTCACTTAGTGATCTAATGAAGGCAGTACGTGCTTCAAAGAGCTACCATTGCTATCTGTCGTTCCGAGAGCAGATCGACGTAGCTACAGATACTACTGCTGCCATTACGTATATGCATTGTCTGCGTCCTAAGCCTTATGTTCATTGTGATATCCGTACTACCAATGTGATGATCACTCGTGATATGGTAGCTAAAGTGGGTGATCTTGGTGCAAGTCACATGATCAACAACAGCACCTCTCTAGGTGCTCTGAGTCTTGAATATTGTGCACCTGAGAAAtttccttgcagtgatggtaGGTCAGCTCGTAGCACACGAGAGTCTGATGTTTACAGTCTGGGTGTGACCCTGACTGAGTTGTTTACGGGTCTGTCACCAATTCCTACAGAAAGGCGAAGTCAAATACGAAAGATTAAAGATCCTGATCTGTTGGATATGTGCTTGCAAATGACACGCAATAGACCTGCTGAACGACCAACTGCTGAGATGGCTTTCACCATTTTGATCACACAAAAGTCAACAGATTCATACAAATCAACTGCAGGAAGGAGGACAGTTAGAGGAAACTTGGAAGGCAGGAGCATGGATGTTGTTGAGGTCATTCACATCTAA